In a single window of the Eleginops maclovinus isolate JMC-PN-2008 ecotype Puerto Natales chromosome 6, JC_Emac_rtc_rv5, whole genome shotgun sequence genome:
- the LOC134866019 gene encoding uncharacterized protein KIAA0040 homolog produces MDEGTDSIRDFFHQFWSFATEKHNQGVYNTVCLVVLLTLPLLVLLTTLVVCCHCCCCRHANCCCCKDTMATARSETKKKKNSSEDLWISVKTGPMTPDRVALAME; encoded by the coding sequence ATGGATGAGGGAACAGACAGCATCCGGGATTTTTTCCACCAATTTTGGAGCTTTGCTACAGAGAAACACAACCAGGGGGTGTACAACACAGTGTGCCTGGTGGTGCTCCTAACTCTGCCCCTGCTCGTCCTCCTTACCACTTTGGTCGTgtgctgccactgctgctgctgtcgccATGCCAACTGCTGCTGTTGCAAGGACACAATGGCAACTGCAAGGTCAGAAacgaagaagaaaaagaactCCAGTGAGGACTTGTGGATCTCCGTCAAGACGGGGCCGATGACGCCTGACAGGGTCGCCCTGGCCATGGAGTAG